A window of the Labrus mixtus chromosome 8, fLabMix1.1, whole genome shotgun sequence genome harbors these coding sequences:
- the LOC132979252 gene encoding guanylate kinase-like, with protein MAGPRPVVLSGPSGAGKTTLLKKLMKEYDSVFGFSVSHTTRSPRPGEVNGKDYHFVTREAMQTGIENGDFIEHTEFSGNMYGTSKATMQDVQAKNLICILDIDMQGVRSIKSTDLNPIYISIQPPSMEVLENRLRHRKTETEESLQKRLHAARVDMEISKEQGLFDTVIVNDSLEEAHGQLKAVLLEEIKKVKKTNMSS; from the exons ATGGCTGGACCCAGGCCTGTGGTGCTGAGCGGGCCGTCCGGGGCGGGGAAGACCACGCTGCTGAAGAAGCTCATGAAAGAATACGACAGTGTGTTTGGCTTCAGCGTCTCCC ACACAACAAGAAGTCCTCGTCCCGGAGAAGTGAATGGCAAAG ATTATCATTTTGTCACACGAGAGGCGATGCAGACGGGGATAGAAAACGGAGACTTCATTGAGCACACAGAGTTTTCAGGGAACATGTACGGGACGAGTAAAGCGACTATGCAAGACGTCCAGGCCAAGAACCTCATCTGTATACTTGACATTGACATGCAGGGTGTGAGGAGCATTAAAAGTACCGACCTCAATCCCATCTACATCTCTATCCAGCCGCCATCCATGGAGGTCCTG GAAAACCGTTTAAGACACAGAAAAACGGAGACAGAAGAGAGCCTCCAGAAGCGTTTACATGCAGCCAGAGTGGATATGGAGATTA GTAAAGAGCAAGGATTATTTGATACAGTAATTGTCAATGATAGTTTGGAGGAAGCTCATGGGCAGTTAAAGGCAGTTCTTCTTGAG gaaataaaaaaggtcaAGAAAACCAACATGTCTTCGTAG